One part of the Vibrio hyugaensis genome encodes these proteins:
- a CDS encoding SDR family oxidoreductase, with protein MKKLIVITGASSGIGEAIARRLSDEGHPLLLLARRVERLEALNLPNTLCEKVDVTEKASFEAAIAKAEEKFGPADALVNNAGVMLLGQIDTQDASEWKRMFDVNVLGLLNGMQSVLAPMKARNSGTIINISSIAGKKTFPDHAAYCGTKFAVHAISENVREEVAASNVRVTTIAPGAVETELLSHTTSQEIKDGYGAWKEDMGGVLAADDIARAVVFAYQQPQNVCIREIALAPTKQQP; from the coding sequence ATGAAAAAACTGATTGTAATCACAGGTGCAAGTTCTGGTATTGGTGAAGCTATCGCACGCCGTCTAAGCGATGAAGGTCACCCACTTCTTCTTCTTGCCCGTCGTGTAGAGCGCTTAGAAGCACTAAACCTACCAAACACGCTATGTGAAAAAGTAGACGTTACTGAAAAAGCTTCATTTGAAGCGGCAATTGCTAAAGCAGAAGAGAAATTTGGCCCTGCTGACGCACTAGTAAACAACGCAGGCGTAATGCTACTTGGTCAAATTGACACACAAGATGCATCAGAGTGGAAACGTATGTTCGACGTGAACGTACTTGGTTTGCTAAACGGCATGCAGTCTGTGCTAGCACCAATGAAAGCACGTAACAGCGGTACTATCATCAACATCAGCTCAATCGCAGGTAAAAAGACGTTCCCAGATCATGCGGCTTACTGTGGTACTAAATTCGCAGTTCACGCAATTTCTGAAAACGTTCGTGAAGAAGTGGCTGCATCAAACGTTCGCGTAACAACAATCGCACCAGGCGCTGTAGAAACTGAACTGCTTTCTCACACAACATCGCAAGAAATCAAAGATGGTTACGGTGCGTGGAAAGAAGACATGGGCGGCGTGCTAGCTGCTGATGACATCGCACGTGCAGTTGTATTTGCTTACCAACAACCACAAAACGTTTGTATCCGTGAAATTGCATTAGCGCCAACTAAGCAACAGCCTTAA
- a CDS encoding response regulator: MNVQDTKQSLIIVEDDPKLQAMLGEYFAGQGFDVSCIDNGTDAPDAILESQPSLVLLDLMLPGQDGLSVCRQIRECYKGKVLMLTASDDDFDHVAALEIGADDFVTKPIKPRVLLARIRMLLRRKEVATSDSDNCLEIGVLCLNRLRKACALNHELIALTDGEFDLLWVLASHPEQTLSREWLTKTLRGIEYDGTDRTIDNRIVTLRKKLGDTSTPPQKIITVRGKGYLFMPDAWNA, translated from the coding sequence ATGAACGTACAAGACACCAAGCAATCTCTTATCATTGTAGAAGACGACCCTAAATTACAGGCCATGTTAGGCGAATACTTTGCAGGACAGGGCTTTGACGTCAGTTGTATCGACAACGGGACGGACGCACCAGATGCGATACTTGAAAGCCAACCTAGCCTTGTCTTACTCGATTTAATGTTACCGGGCCAGGATGGATTGAGTGTTTGCCGTCAAATTCGCGAATGCTACAAGGGTAAAGTCTTAATGTTAACGGCCAGCGATGACGATTTTGACCACGTTGCTGCACTTGAAATTGGTGCCGATGACTTCGTAACTAAACCCATCAAGCCTCGCGTACTTCTTGCTCGTATCCGAATGTTGCTGCGACGCAAAGAGGTAGCCACTTCAGATTCCGATAATTGCCTTGAAATTGGCGTGTTATGCTTAAATCGTCTGCGCAAGGCCTGCGCACTTAATCATGAGCTAATAGCCCTCACCGACGGTGAATTCGACTTACTTTGGGTACTCGCAAGCCACCCTGAACAAACCCTTTCTCGCGAGTGGCTGACAAAAACTCTACGTGGTATCGAGTACGATGGGACTGACCGCACCATCGACAACCGCATCGTAACGTTGAGAAAGAAACTCGGAGATACCTCTACCCCACCTCAAAAGATCATTACTGTGCGTGGCAAAGGCTATTTATTTATGCCAGACGCTTGGAATGCGTAA